A window of Chitinophagales bacterium contains these coding sequences:
- a CDS encoding chloride channel protein: MKKIYYSVKDSLKRLFDRIRNEDLKQNLMLALPFWIASLFTGLIAVAYTKLFTWAEQGAHAIYTSYSWSFFLITPVCFFLAWWLVKRFAPFARGSGIPQVMASVDIISPANLNKVNKLLSLRVILIKIASSLVMVFGGGAIGREGPTIQIAGSIFRLVNKWLPSWWPKISKKNMILTGSAAGLAAAFNTPLGGIVFAVEELAKTHINYFKTALFTAVIIAGLTAQGLLGPYLYLGYPNVGDLSAYVFLLVILVALVSGVGGSLMARVIIKLLKWKSGFRFKHHHVFYVLACAFILVGIAYFFHPGIMGSGKDLMTETLFSDQKHLPAYSPFLRIAGPILSFTTGAAGGVFAPSLSAGASIGSVISGLFHLPDTESNLLILAGMVAFLTGVTRSPFTSAILVLEMTDRHSVIFHLMLAAMIASLVSYFIDKRSLYERLKEEYVKELG, translated from the coding sequence ATGAAAAAAATTTACTACTCAGTAAAAGATTCCCTCAAGCGCCTATTCGACCGGATCCGAAATGAGGACCTGAAGCAAAACCTGATGCTTGCCCTTCCATTCTGGATAGCCTCATTATTCACCGGGTTGATCGCTGTGGCCTATACAAAACTCTTTACCTGGGCAGAGCAGGGAGCACATGCAATTTATACGTCCTATAGCTGGTCATTCTTTCTTATAACGCCTGTATGTTTTTTTCTGGCCTGGTGGCTTGTAAAAAGGTTTGCCCCCTTTGCCAGAGGAAGTGGAATTCCCCAGGTAATGGCGTCGGTGGATATCATCTCACCGGCAAACCTGAATAAGGTCAATAAACTTCTCAGCTTACGCGTCATCTTAATTAAAATAGCGTCCAGTCTCGTAATGGTTTTTGGTGGCGGGGCTATTGGACGAGAAGGACCCACCATACAAATAGCCGGATCCATTTTTCGTTTGGTCAATAAATGGTTACCCAGCTGGTGGCCAAAGATCTCCAAGAAGAATATGATCCTGACCGGATCGGCGGCAGGTTTGGCGGCAGCCTTTAATACCCCATTGGGTGGAATCGTATTTGCCGTGGAGGAATTGGCCAAGACGCACATCAATTATTTTAAGACCGCCTTGTTTACCGCTGTGATCATAGCCGGTCTTACAGCGCAGGGTTTGTTGGGGCCTTACCTCTATCTGGGTTATCCAAATGTGGGAGATCTTTCGGCCTATGTATTCCTCCTGGTGATCCTGGTTGCCCTGGTGAGCGGGGTAGGAGGTAGCCTGATGGCCCGGGTTATCATCAAATTACTGAAATGGAAATCAGGATTCCGGTTCAAACATCATCATGTGTTCTATGTACTTGCCTGCGCCTTTATATTAGTTGGTATCGCTTATTTTTTTCATCCCGGAATTATGGGGTCAGGTAAGGACCTGATGACCGAAACATTATTTTCAGATCAAAAGCATTTACCTGCTTATTCTCCGTTTCTGCGGATAGCCGGACCGATCCTCTCCTTTACCACCGGGGCTGCCGGTGGGGTTTTTGCCCCATCATTAAGTGCAGGGGCGAGTATAGGTTCCGTGATCAGCGGTTTGTTTCATTTACCCGATACAGAATCGAACCTGCTAATACTTGCAGGCATGGTGGCCTTTCTTACCGGTGTCACCCGCAGTCCGTTTACGTCGGCCATATTGGTGCTGGAAATGACTGATAGACATAGTGTAATCTTCCACCTGATGCTTGCCGCCATGATCGCCTCCCTGGTCTCTTATTTTATTGATAAACGTTCTCTGTACGAGCGGTTGAAGGAAGAATATGTGAAGGAGTTGGGATAG
- a CDS encoding amino acid permease, with translation MLPRRLGLYASFSIVVGAVIGSGIFMKPAVMAQQVGSPVWLIAVWLIAGLVSFIGGMINAEIGTILPETGGQYVFFKKMYGDFFAFIYGWAAFIVINTAAIAAIAFVFAQYSEYFIGLPRFSPEVEKSFVLHLPGLGNLFPLENAGVKVLAIGILVLLTLINYISVKAGSWVQVGSTFLKIGSLILLCVLIFASGNGDIGNWTRTDPVMQKSGWTLVMGIIAAMSGALASFDGWNNLGFMAGEIKDPRRNIPRGLFLGIGICMVLYVITNLAYLYALPLDRMSKSSLVAADAIRTTVGLTGGGLIAILVMISTFGAVNGNLFPCARIQFAMAEEGNFFKHIGKVHPRFQTPGNALILQLIWTSMFVITGSFDMLTDLFVFITWLFYGFSAIGLFILRKKMKDTERPYKVWGYPILPAIFILFAAFYFFLTLYTDIHNYLQGKTPFIQSVYGLFLTFIGVPVYFYLHRRKR, from the coding sequence ATGCTTCCCCGTCGTCTCGGATTATACGCTTCTTTTTCTATTGTTGTTGGTGCAGTCATAGGCAGTGGTATTTTCATGAAGCCGGCGGTTATGGCACAACAAGTGGGGTCACCGGTGTGGTTGATCGCCGTATGGTTGATCGCCGGACTGGTTTCTTTTATTGGAGGAATGATCAATGCCGAGATTGGAACCATTCTTCCGGAGACGGGCGGGCAATATGTTTTCTTTAAAAAAATGTACGGTGATTTCTTTGCCTTTATCTATGGATGGGCAGCGTTCATCGTGATCAATACAGCCGCCATTGCGGCCATTGCTTTTGTTTTCGCCCAATACTCGGAATATTTTATCGGTCTTCCCCGTTTTTCGCCGGAGGTTGAAAAGAGCTTTGTCTTGCATCTTCCCGGGTTAGGTAATTTATTTCCATTGGAGAATGCAGGGGTAAAGGTCCTCGCTATCGGTATACTTGTCTTGCTTACCCTGATCAATTATATAAGTGTAAAAGCTGGTAGCTGGGTACAGGTGGGTTCCACCTTCCTGAAGATCGGTTCTTTGATCCTGCTATGTGTATTGATCTTTGCCTCCGGAAATGGAGATATTGGTAATTGGACGCGAACAGATCCGGTCATGCAAAAATCCGGATGGACCCTGGTGATGGGCATCATCGCAGCGATGAGTGGGGCCCTGGCTTCTTTTGATGGATGGAACAATCTTGGGTTCATGGCCGGGGAGATCAAGGATCCGCGCCGAAATATTCCCCGTGGCCTCTTTCTGGGAATCGGTATATGCATGGTCTTGTATGTAATCACCAATCTGGCCTACCTCTATGCCTTACCACTCGACAGGATGAGTAAATCATCGTTGGTGGCAGCCGATGCGATACGGACCACAGTTGGGTTAACGGGTGGCGGGTTGATCGCCATTTTGGTCATGATCTCGACCTTTGGTGCCGTAAATGGAAACCTCTTCCCCTGCGCTCGTATTCAATTTGCGATGGCCGAGGAAGGAAATTTTTTTAAACACATTGGGAAAGTCCACCCCCGGTTTCAAACACCCGGAAACGCGTTGATCCTGCAATTGATCTGGACGAGCATGTTTGTTATCACCGGCTCCTTTGACATGCTGACCGACCTGTTTGTATTTATAACCTGGTTGTTTTATGGATTTAGCGCAATTGGATTATTTATCCTGCGCAAAAAAATGAAGGATACAGAGCGACCCTATAAAGTGTGGGGTTATCCCATTCTCCCAGCCATATTTATCCTGTTTGCCGCTTTTTATTTTTTTCTGACCCTCTACACCGATATACATAATTATTTACAGGGAAAGACGCCATTCATTCAGTCCGTATATGGATTATTCCTAACGTTTATTGGTGTGCCTGTTTATTTTTATTTACATCGCAGGAAAAGGTAG
- the groL gene encoding chaperonin GroEL (60 kDa chaperone family; promotes refolding of misfolded polypeptides especially under stressful conditions; forms two stacked rings of heptamers to form a barrel-shaped 14mer; ends can be capped by GroES; misfolded proteins enter the barrel where they are refolded when GroES binds) — protein sequence MAKQLFFDIEARNRMKKGVDALANAVKVTLGPKGRNVVIEKKFGAPGVTKDGVTVAKEIELEDPIENMGAQMVKEVASKTADVAGDGTTTATVLAQSIITEGLKNVAAGANPMDLKRGIDKAVSKVVENLQSQSQTVGSDNSKIQQVASISANNDNEIGKLIAEAMKKVGKEGVITVEEARGTETTVEVVEGMQFDRGYVSPYFVTNSEKMNAELDNPFILIYDKKISNMKDILHILEKVAQGGRPLLIISEDLEGEALATLVVNKLRGTLKVAAVKAPGFGDRRKEMLQDIAVLTKGTVISEEQGYKLENADLTYLGQASSVTIDKDNTTIVGGKGKKDDIAARVNQIKAQIEVTTSDYDKEKLQERLAKLSGGVAVLNVGAATEVEMKEKKDRVDDALHATRAAVEEGIVPGGGIAFIRAIESLEKLKGANEDETTGIAIVKRSLEEPLRQIVANAGIEGSIIVQKVKEGKADFGFNARTEQYENLYKAGVIDPTKVTRIALENAASIAGMLLTTECVIADKPKKEEPHVHGGAPDMGGMGY from the coding sequence ATGGCAAAGCAATTATTCTTTGATATTGAGGCCCGCAACCGGATGAAGAAAGGTGTGGATGCTCTCGCCAATGCGGTGAAAGTGACTCTGGGCCCCAAAGGCCGGAATGTGGTGATCGAAAAGAAATTTGGTGCACCCGGTGTAACAAAAGATGGTGTTACCGTAGCCAAAGAAATCGAACTGGAAGACCCGATCGAGAATATGGGTGCACAAATGGTGAAAGAAGTAGCTTCTAAAACGGCTGATGTAGCCGGCGACGGAACCACTACCGCTACTGTTTTGGCCCAGTCAATCATTACAGAAGGATTAAAGAACGTAGCCGCAGGTGCCAATCCGATGGACCTGAAGCGTGGTATTGACAAAGCAGTATCCAAAGTAGTAGAGAACCTGCAAAGCCAATCTCAAACTGTTGGAAGTGACAACAGCAAGATTCAGCAGGTAGCCTCTATTTCTGCCAACAATGACAACGAGATCGGGAAACTGATCGCCGAAGCCATGAAGAAGGTTGGAAAAGAAGGAGTGATCACTGTGGAAGAAGCTCGTGGTACTGAAACCACTGTAGAAGTGGTAGAAGGTATGCAGTTTGACCGCGGATATGTATCTCCCTATTTCGTGACCAACAGCGAGAAGATGAACGCTGAACTGGATAACCCCTTTATCCTGATCTATGACAAAAAGATCAGCAACATGAAGGATATCCTGCATATTCTGGAGAAAGTGGCCCAAGGTGGTCGCCCGCTCCTGATCATCTCCGAAGACCTTGAAGGGGAAGCACTCGCCACCCTGGTTGTAAACAAACTGCGTGGCACGCTTAAAGTAGCGGCCGTTAAAGCCCCCGGCTTTGGTGATCGCCGTAAGGAAATGCTCCAGGATATCGCTGTATTAACAAAAGGTACTGTGATCAGCGAAGAGCAAGGATACAAACTGGAGAATGCAGACCTTACCTATCTTGGTCAGGCTTCTTCGGTTACAATTGATAAAGACAATACGACAATCGTAGGTGGAAAAGGCAAGAAAGATGATATCGCTGCCCGCGTTAATCAGATCAAAGCCCAAATCGAAGTCACCACTTCCGATTACGATAAAGAGAAACTTCAGGAGCGCCTGGCCAAACTGAGTGGTGGTGTAGCCGTACTGAATGTGGGAGCCGCTACCGAAGTGGAAATGAAAGAGAAGAAAGATCGTGTAGATGATGCCCTCCATGCCACTCGTGCCGCTGTTGAAGAAGGAATTGTTCCCGGTGGTGGTATCGCATTCATTCGCGCTATCGAATCCCTGGAAAAATTAAAAGGTGCCAATGAGGATGAAACAACAGGTATCGCCATCGTTAAACGTTCCCTCGAAGAACCCCTTCGTCAGATCGTAGCCAATGCCGGTATTGAAGGTTCCATCATCGTGCAAAAAGTAAAAGAAGGTAAAGCTGATTTTGGTTTCAATGCCCGCACCGAACAATACGAGAACCTGTACAAAGCAGGTGTTATCGATCCCACGAAGGTGACCCGCATCGCCCTGGAAAATGCCGCTTCCATTGCCGGAATGCTGCTGACCACCGAATGTGTGATCGCCGACAAACCCAAGAAGGAAGAACCCCATGTTCATGGTGGTGCTCCGGATATGGGTGGAATGGGGTACTAA